One Thermofilum pendens Hrk 5 DNA segment encodes these proteins:
- a CDS encoding TrmB family transcriptional regulator: MEPEFEDAYNALVELGLKPYEARVYLAIADGRERTANEIVALTGVPQPRVYETLESLASKGLVEVALSKPKRYRAIEPSRAIEILAGLASRRIESNKERALKALSRVYLQAEDVQAPRVRVIKNKSEAILRARKMLENASYDALVAGPPRLVGEILPHSVGGGAARRLVAVVYYEGVEEPLPAEPWLGLRLRSVGVIPLVIADSARAVILRESYALEIAEEDLIRTFLDFYYHALWRVSSVVKPFEPVEGFEYTATSIWLLNEVLKECLGRGLGAEVTVAGVERRTGRSVTLTGRPAEISENGQGVRVSLVLEVGQRKITVGGLGARLEDVEGRVFRLKVLPRAP, from the coding sequence ATGGAGCCGGAGTTCGAGGACGCCTACAATGCCCTAGTCGAGCTGGGGCTAAAGCCGTACGAGGCGAGGGTATACCTCGCCATCGCCGACGGGAGGGAGAGGACTGCGAACGAGATCGTAGCGTTAACCGGCGTCCCCCAGCCCAGGGTCTACGAGACTCTCGAATCGCTGGCGAGCAAGGGGCTCGTGGAAGTCGCCCTTTCGAAGCCGAAGCGGTATAGAGCCATAGAGCCTTCCCGAGCCATAGAGATCTTGGCGGGACTAGCGAGCCGGAGGATCGAGAGCAACAAGGAGAGAGCTTTGAAGGCGCTTAGCCGCGTCTACCTGCAGGCGGAGGACGTGCAGGCGCCCAGGGTGAGGGTCATTAAGAACAAGTCCGAGGCGATTCTCAGGGCGAGGAAGATGCTGGAAAACGCTTCCTACGATGCCCTGGTAGCAGGCCCCCCGCGCCTGGTGGGAGAGATCCTTCCGCACAGTGTTGGGGGCGGCGCGGCTAGAAGGCTCGTAGCGGTTGTCTACTACGAGGGCGTGGAGGAGCCTCTCCCCGCGGAGCCGTGGCTCGGCCTGAGGTTGAGGAGCGTGGGTGTAATCCCTCTCGTCATAGCCGACTCCGCCAGGGCGGTGATCCTCAGGGAGTCCTACGCGCTTGAAATCGCGGAGGAGGATCTCATCAGGACCTTCCTGGACTTCTACTACCACGCGCTGTGGAGGGTGAGTAGCGTGGTGAAACCCTTCGAGCCCGTGGAGGGCTTCGAGTACACGGCTACGTCTATCTGGTTGCTTAACGAGGTTTTAAAGGAGTGCCTCGGCAGGGGGCTAGGCGCGGAGGTTACAGTCGCGGGCGTGGAGAGGAGGACGGGGAGAAGCGTGACGCTTACCGGTAGACCCGCGGAGATATCCGAGAACGGTCAGGGGGTACGCGTCTCCCTCGTGCTCGAGGTGGGCCAGAGAAAAATCACCGTCGGCGGGCTGGGGGCTAGGCTGGAGGACGTCGAGGGCAGGGTTTTCAGGCTGAAGGTACTGCCCCGGGCTCCTTAG
- a CDS encoding glycosyltransferase has product MVTIKATPRYSRRIEDYVPAVGREDIEELVRVAKRLKGVSVVHVNSTAYGGGVAEILHSMVPVMSSLGIDARWEVLEAEDEFFQVTKKIHNGLQGNPSLVLTDEDWRTYLKWNQYNAEILDLDADVVLVHDPQPMALPMFKRGARGVWVWRCHIDISSPNASFWEKLSPFLGYYRGVIVHSEEYVKKEFEDRVLVSPPSIDPLSDKNRELGEKEVESVFKRFGVDPERPVITKVARFDPWKDVFSAVDVFREVKKEVPGAQLLLVSSMARDDPEGAVFYEKVLGYVKGEEGVHILTDAIGVRDLEVNAFQRGTTVGLHTAIREGFGLAVTEMLWKKVPVVARPVGGVKKQVVDGVTGFTAWSVQELAERVKALLADNQLRGRLGEAGREHVRRNFVITQHVKRYLSFFGELLGK; this is encoded by the coding sequence GTGGTAACTATCAAAGCCACCCCGAGGTACTCCAGGAGAATCGAGGACTACGTGCCCGCCGTGGGTAGGGAGGATATCGAGGAGCTCGTAAGGGTCGCCAAGAGGTTAAAGGGGGTAAGCGTAGTACACGTGAACTCGACGGCTTACGGCGGAGGAGTCGCCGAGATTCTTCACAGCATGGTCCCGGTGATGAGTTCTCTCGGGATCGACGCCAGGTGGGAGGTTCTGGAAGCCGAGGACGAGTTCTTCCAGGTCACGAAGAAGATTCACAACGGGCTTCAGGGTAACCCTTCGCTCGTACTCACGGACGAGGACTGGAGAACCTACCTGAAGTGGAACCAGTATAACGCGGAGATCCTCGACCTCGACGCTGACGTGGTACTCGTGCACGACCCCCAGCCCATGGCGCTACCTATGTTCAAGCGCGGTGCCAGGGGTGTCTGGGTCTGGAGGTGCCACATAGACATCTCTTCCCCGAATGCATCCTTCTGGGAAAAGCTCTCCCCCTTCCTCGGGTACTACAGGGGGGTGATAGTACACAGCGAGGAGTACGTTAAAAAGGAGTTCGAGGACAGAGTCCTGGTATCCCCGCCTAGCATAGATCCTCTCAGCGACAAGAACAGGGAGCTCGGCGAAAAAGAGGTGGAGAGCGTGTTTAAACGCTTCGGAGTAGACCCCGAAAGACCCGTTATCACCAAGGTTGCCCGCTTCGACCCTTGGAAGGACGTCTTCAGCGCGGTCGACGTCTTTAGAGAAGTGAAGAAGGAGGTCCCCGGCGCCCAGCTACTCCTCGTGTCCTCCATGGCGAGGGACGACCCAGAGGGCGCGGTTTTCTACGAGAAGGTACTCGGCTACGTTAAGGGCGAAGAGGGTGTACACATACTGACAGACGCTATCGGTGTCAGGGACTTGGAGGTGAACGCCTTCCAGAGGGGAACCACCGTGGGACTTCACACCGCTATCCGCGAGGGCTTCGGTCTTGCGGTCACCGAGATGCTATGGAAAAAAGTACCCGTGGTGGCGAGGCCTGTTGGAGGCGTCAAGAAACAAGTGGTAGACGGGGTGACGGGATTCACGGCTTGGAGCGTCCAGGAGCTGGCAGAGAGAGTTAAGGCCTTGCTGGCGGACAACCAGCTTAGAGGGAGGTTGGGCGAGGCGGGGCGCGAGCACGTGAGGAGGAACTTCGTCATTACGCAACACGTGAAGAGGTATCTATCCTTCTTCGGCGAGCTACTGGGAAAATAG
- a CDS encoding ABC transporter permease, with protein sequence MRGLATMVYRQVKRFVNARSRLVMSVVQPVTWLVFFGMGWSRAFSFPGARAMFGGLDYLSYLASGMVAMTIIMGSFMSGISVIWDKQFGFLKETLVAPASRAEIIIGRALGDSLVVVFQSLIIMALMFLVAPGLNPYGVLPAVGYGLLLSLGFASIGIALSTKITSMEGFQMIVNLVTMPLLFLSGIFYPINTMPDWMKVLAYLDPATYAVDGMRYCLTGVSSIDPRVDVGLLVALTSVFLVVAAKSFEKTTIED encoded by the coding sequence ATGAGGGGTCTAGCGACGATGGTGTATAGGCAGGTAAAGCGCTTCGTAAACGCGCGTTCGAGGCTCGTCATGTCCGTAGTCCAGCCGGTTACCTGGCTCGTCTTCTTCGGGATGGGCTGGAGCAGGGCTTTCAGCTTCCCGGGGGCGAGGGCGATGTTCGGCGGCCTGGACTACTTGTCCTACCTGGCTTCGGGCATGGTCGCGATGACTATAATCATGGGGTCGTTTATGAGCGGGATCTCCGTTATATGGGACAAGCAGTTCGGCTTCCTGAAGGAGACCTTGGTGGCGCCGGCTTCGAGGGCTGAGATCATAATAGGCAGAGCCCTCGGGGACTCCTTGGTCGTAGTGTTCCAAAGCCTGATAATCATGGCGCTAATGTTCCTGGTGGCGCCCGGGCTTAACCCATACGGGGTTCTGCCGGCGGTGGGCTACGGGCTTCTCTTGTCGCTGGGGTTCGCATCTATAGGGATAGCTTTATCCACGAAGATTACGAGCATGGAGGGCTTCCAGATGATAGTCAACCTGGTAACGATGCCCCTCCTCTTCCTCAGCGGCATCTTTTACCCCATAAACACGATGCCGGACTGGATGAAGGTACTAGCATACCTCGACCCGGCTACGTACGCGGTGGACGGCATGAGGTACTGCCTGACCGGCGTCTCGAGCATCGACCCCCGGGTCGACGTAGGGCTACTCGTAGCGCTCACCTCGGTGTTCCTCGTAGTCGCCGCGAAATCCTTCGAAAAAACGACCATCGAGGACTGA
- a CDS encoding ATP-binding cassette domain-containing protein produces the protein MVSEAIRVENLVKRFKDVTAVDGVSFTVREGEIYGLLGPNGAGKTTTIHILTTLLRPTSGRALVAGYDVVKQPSEVRKRIGIVFQDPSLDNQLTAWDNMYIHGMLYGLGGQELKRKINELLDFVELKNFANKQVKYFSGGMRRRLEIARALLHEPEILFLDEPTIGLDPQTRVKIWDYIMAIKKEKGMTIVLTTHYMDEAEQLCDRIAIMDRGKIIAEGTSDELKALVGNEVIYLKLDGSAPACLEADFISSCRIVSGGLVELSVKNASQAMPRVFELAEEKGLKIVEVTYRRPTLNEVFIHLTGRELRDSLEESPRPPHRRW, from the coding sequence GTGGTGAGTGAGGCGATTAGAGTCGAGAACCTCGTTAAGAGGTTCAAGGATGTCACCGCGGTCGACGGTGTGAGCTTCACCGTCAGGGAGGGCGAGATCTACGGGTTGCTCGGACCGAACGGCGCCGGGAAGACTACTACGATCCACATTCTGACCACTCTTCTCAGGCCTACGTCCGGGAGGGCCCTGGTAGCCGGGTACGACGTCGTGAAGCAACCTTCAGAGGTCAGGAAGCGTATAGGCATAGTGTTCCAGGATCCGAGCCTCGACAACCAGCTCACGGCCTGGGACAACATGTACATCCACGGCATGCTCTACGGGCTGGGCGGGCAGGAGCTTAAAAGGAAGATAAATGAGCTCCTCGACTTCGTAGAGCTGAAGAATTTCGCGAACAAGCAGGTGAAGTACTTCTCGGGGGGCATGAGGAGGAGGCTGGAGATAGCTAGGGCCCTGCTCCACGAGCCGGAGATACTGTTCCTGGATGAGCCAACCATAGGCTTGGATCCCCAGACGAGGGTTAAGATATGGGACTACATAATGGCGATAAAGAAGGAGAAAGGCATGACTATTGTTCTAACGACCCACTACATGGACGAGGCGGAGCAGCTCTGCGACAGGATAGCGATAATGGATAGGGGGAAGATAATAGCCGAGGGGACGTCGGATGAGCTGAAAGCCCTCGTGGGCAACGAGGTTATCTACTTGAAGCTCGACGGCTCGGCGCCGGCGTGCCTGGAGGCGGACTTCATAAGCAGTTGCAGGATTGTCTCGGGCGGCTTGGTCGAGCTCTCCGTGAAGAACGCTTCTCAAGCGATGCCCAGGGTCTTCGAGCTCGCGGAAGAGAAGGGGCTGAAGATAGTCGAGGTGACTTACAGGCGGCCCACGCTGAACGAAGTGTTCATACACTTGACTGGGCGCGAGCTTAGAGACTCCTTGGAGGAGTCCCCTAGACCGCCGCATAGGAGGTGGTAG
- a CDS encoding PadR family transcriptional regulator, which produces MLHKKLKLKGYLKLLVLAALEKGPLHAYGLMKELEKSLGFRPSPGALYPILRKLIREDLVVAELRGSGDVKTRVYNITEKGRSFLEHHRGELEEALSLARAWKRFEEVKGYRLFHAIDEILDSINSLDDQRLAELRRLIAEFELNVIRVLEGVKSGE; this is translated from the coding sequence ATGCTGCATAAGAAGTTGAAGCTTAAAGGTTACCTCAAGCTCTTGGTGCTTGCCGCGCTGGAGAAGGGTCCGCTTCACGCCTACGGGTTGATGAAGGAGCTCGAGAAGAGCCTGGGCTTTAGGCCTAGCCCGGGAGCTTTGTACCCGATACTCAGGAAGCTTATACGCGAAGACCTCGTCGTAGCGGAGCTGAGGGGCTCGGGGGACGTGAAGACCCGGGTCTACAACATCACGGAGAAAGGTAGGAGCTTCCTGGAGCACCACAGGGGCGAGCTCGAAGAGGCTTTGAGCCTGGCGAGGGCGTGGAAGAGGTTCGAGGAGGTGAAGGGTTACAGACTTTTCCACGCTATAGACGAGATCCTGGACTCTATTAACTCGCTGGACGACCAGAGGCTCGCGGAGCTGAGGAGACTTATCGCGGAGTTCGAGCTGAACGTTATCAGGGTTTTAGAGGGTGTGAAGAGTGGTGAGTGA
- a CDS encoding nucleotidyltransferase domain-containing protein — MSEYAKRAVERGALAVILIGSLARSDYTAFSDADVVVVVERDCRRPMDRALDFLDPTLSTDLEPSLHNR, encoded by the coding sequence TTGAGTGAGTACGCTAAGCGCGCCGTCGAGCGCGGCGCCTTGGCCGTTATCCTAATCGGCTCGCTGGCTAGGAGCGACTACACGGCGTTCTCTGACGCTGATGTAGTCGTCGTGGTTGAGAGAGATTGTAGGAGGCCCATGGATAGGGCTTTAGACTTTCTCGACCCGACGCTGTCCACAGATTTAGAGCCCAGTCTACACAATAGATGA
- a CDS encoding HEPN domain-containing protein: MGVFRGAEKVVKALYQCLGIEIWGYSVSKMLEHLPSELKPSQEIIDASKELDRHYIPTRYPNAHVEGAPMDYYTRG; this comes from the coding sequence GTGGGCGTGTTTCGCGGTGCTGAGAAGGTTGTCAAAGCGCTCTACCAGTGCCTCGGCATCGAGATTTGGGGCTACTCGGTCTCTAAGATGCTCGAGCACTTGCCGAGCGAGCTTAAGCCTAGCCAGGAGATTATCGATGCGTCTAAGGAGCTTGACAGGCACTACATACCCACTAGGTATCCGAATGCGCACGTCGAGGGTGCACCGATGGATTACTACACGAGGGGGTGA
- a CDS encoding ferritin family protein codes for MIEGFKPECLAILEEAACKFYTALARKVKDPRLSKALEVVGLESKNHYEIIVAFFGKPAGAEDCRRFFGEEGFRMVEEMLQVAERLSSGVEVSLEEVASLLERFNSVEKVAGEEIYSKLYSVLIAEECKGLASLLMRSIASQEDFHYKVVEEVARTLRREAQANRERCPE; via the coding sequence GTGATCGAAGGGTTCAAGCCCGAATGCTTGGCCATCCTCGAAGAAGCCGCTTGCAAGTTCTACACAGCGTTAGCGCGGAAGGTGAAGGACCCCAGGTTGTCTAAAGCCCTCGAGGTTGTGGGCTTAGAAAGCAAAAACCACTACGAGATTATCGTAGCTTTCTTCGGGAAGCCCGCGGGCGCGGAAGATTGCAGGCGCTTCTTTGGAGAGGAAGGCTTCAGGATGGTAGAGGAAATGCTCCAGGTAGCTGAGAGGCTTTCATCCGGGGTGGAAGTCTCTCTCGAGGAGGTCGCGTCGCTACTGGAAAGGTTCAACTCCGTGGAGAAGGTGGCGGGGGAGGAGATCTACAGCAAGCTGTACTCAGTGCTCATAGCTGAGGAGTGCAAGGGTCTAGCATCGTTACTTATGAGGAGCATAGCATCTCAAGAAGACTTTCACTACAAGGTCGTGGAGGAGGTAGCGAGAACCCTGAGAAGAGAGGCGCAGGCAAACCGGGAGCGTTGCCCAGAGTAG
- a CDS encoding MFS transporter — protein sequence MERFSYGKIFLLGFGFFGISILWSIYNSYVPIFLKEFGLASWLVGFIMTIDNIFAVVLLPYIGVLSDVTRTRIGRRKPYIILGAPPAALTFALIPLLRGDFYAMLAVIVVMNFSMALFRSPVIAFMPDITPSEKRSQANGIINFMGGVGSLLAFFVGAKLYEMNPSYPFVAAAVTMLLASLLVVLLVDEPEEFKARGGSVRLGELLRESFRKSFSELSANLREAFLGEDKSLLFMLASIFLWFIGYNAIETFFTSYAKWYLGIGEAAGSLILGFVALGFLVFSLPAGFIGARLGRRKTMTLGLALLVVLLGLAFYASTAVKTGAVIYVLGAIFFFGGFAWALVNVNSLPTVVDMTSRERLGAYTGLYYFASQSAAITAPPLAGLFIDVLGYQALFPYSIVFLLASAVTLQFVKRGEARKGF from the coding sequence ATGGAGAGGTTCAGCTACGGGAAGATATTCCTCCTGGGGTTCGGGTTCTTCGGGATAAGCATCCTGTGGTCTATCTACAACTCCTACGTCCCGATATTCCTGAAAGAGTTCGGGCTCGCATCGTGGCTCGTAGGGTTCATAATGACTATCGACAACATATTCGCGGTCGTGCTTCTCCCCTACATAGGCGTGCTGAGCGACGTAACTAGGACGAGGATAGGCAGAAGGAAGCCCTACATAATCCTCGGGGCCCCTCCAGCCGCGCTGACATTCGCGCTGATACCGCTACTCAGAGGAGACTTCTACGCGATGCTAGCCGTTATAGTCGTGATGAACTTTTCGATGGCGTTGTTCAGGTCGCCTGTAATAGCGTTCATGCCCGACATAACCCCCTCGGAGAAGAGAAGCCAGGCGAACGGCATAATAAACTTCATGGGCGGCGTTGGATCCCTCCTAGCGTTCTTCGTGGGCGCAAAGCTCTACGAAATGAACCCCTCCTACCCCTTCGTAGCCGCGGCAGTCACGATGCTCCTGGCATCGCTACTCGTTGTCCTACTCGTAGACGAGCCCGAGGAGTTCAAGGCGAGGGGAGGGTCCGTCAGGCTGGGCGAGCTCCTGCGGGAGTCGTTTAGGAAGAGCTTCTCAGAGCTCTCGGCGAACCTCAGGGAGGCGTTCCTGGGCGAGGATAAAAGCCTCCTCTTCATGCTAGCCTCGATCTTCCTGTGGTTCATAGGCTACAACGCGATAGAGACTTTCTTCACCAGCTACGCGAAGTGGTACCTGGGGATCGGGGAGGCGGCGGGCTCCCTGATCCTGGGCTTCGTGGCGCTCGGGTTCCTCGTGTTCTCCCTACCCGCGGGCTTTATCGGGGCGAGGCTCGGCAGGAGGAAGACCATGACGCTCGGGCTCGCCCTGCTGGTAGTCCTGCTCGGCTTAGCGTTCTACGCCTCGACAGCCGTGAAGACAGGGGCGGTGATCTACGTTCTAGGCGCCATATTCTTCTTCGGAGGATTCGCTTGGGCCCTCGTCAACGTCAACTCCCTTCCAACCGTGGTGGACATGACCAGTAGGGAGAGGCTCGGAGCATACACGGGGCTCTACTACTTCGCGTCCCAGAGCGCCGCTATAACCGCCCCGCCGCTGGCAGGCCTCTTCATAGACGTGCTCGGCTACCAGGCGCTATTCCCCTACTCGATAGTCTTCCTCCTAGCGTCCGCGGTAACACTACAGTTCGTTAAGCGCGGGGAAGCCAGGAAAGGGTTCTAA
- a CDS encoding phosphate signaling complex PhoU family protein: protein MTFKRVIRISGGYYVALPKGWVEQLGLAGSYVKIEYLPDGSLLVRPAERGREEQLSVKVLCDEHVFRRILSAYLKGYEVIEVELSPGCLDKARAGVESAQRLLPGLELVEEGSERLVLQCFIKPDYNLDSIIYRMDSTTREMLLKATDLLLGGGDASAVSALDDRVDRLYFLAVRIMRRRIRDPTLSPDERLRLLDMRLTAKNLENLGDSYESLARLDARLPEEGLAEASRALADLQRRSVKLFLEGSESRDELLLDYRRLEEYLKSREGVWPRAVVEKLAFALVLVKDIIDLA from the coding sequence GTGACGTTTAAGCGCGTAATAAGGATTAGCGGGGGCTACTACGTCGCGTTACCCAAGGGCTGGGTGGAGCAGCTGGGGCTCGCGGGGTCCTACGTGAAGATAGAGTACTTGCCGGACGGGTCCCTGCTGGTACGCCCGGCGGAGAGGGGGCGGGAGGAGCAGCTAAGCGTAAAGGTTCTCTGCGACGAGCACGTGTTTAGGCGTATACTCTCGGCGTACCTGAAGGGCTACGAGGTCATAGAGGTAGAGCTTTCCCCGGGGTGTCTCGACAAGGCGCGTGCAGGCGTTGAGAGCGCCCAGAGGTTGCTTCCAGGGTTGGAGCTCGTCGAGGAGGGCTCGGAGAGGCTTGTCCTGCAGTGCTTCATAAAGCCTGACTACAACCTTGACTCGATAATCTACAGGATGGATTCTACGACACGGGAAATGCTCCTAAAGGCTACCGACCTGCTTCTAGGAGGAGGCGACGCCTCCGCGGTATCCGCCCTTGACGACAGGGTTGACAGGCTCTACTTTCTAGCCGTGAGGATAATGCGTAGAAGGATTAGGGACCCGACGCTGTCCCCCGACGAGAGGCTGAGGCTCCTCGACATGAGGCTTACGGCGAAGAACCTGGAGAACCTGGGCGACTCCTACGAGAGCCTAGCCAGGCTCGACGCGCGGCTACCGGAGGAAGGCTTGGCGGAAGCTTCCCGGGCGCTGGCCGACCTCCAGAGGAGGTCTGTGAAGCTTTTCCTGGAGGGTAGCGAGAGTAGGGACGAGCTGTTGCTCGACTACCGAAGGCTGGAGGAGTACCTGAAGTCGAGGGAGGGTGTATGGCCTAGGGCCGTAGTCGAAAAGCTGGCGTTCGCCTTAGTCCTGGTGAAGGACATAATAGACCTAGCTTAG
- a CDS encoding PD-(D/E)XK nuclease family protein, with the protein MSGLDIVKELYGLFREERARHQRERGVVWVTDLVSCSLKPVFSLEYEELALSEFFSPPLVLGTLVHRGLEALLSQVLAAKQYRVEVEPERSLEVSVDDAKYTLKGRADLVVTTPEGARIGVEIKTLRGDAALPLEHHVDQARIYNLLFDLEKSYLVYISPERLAQYEVGDRMGLDEVASRIREPRAPRYTWECRYCPFSVICPSKVAKA; encoded by the coding sequence GTGTCTGGCCTCGACATAGTTAAGGAGCTTTACGGGCTGTTCAGGGAGGAGAGAGCGAGGCACCAGAGGGAGAGAGGCGTTGTGTGGGTTACAGACCTCGTATCGTGTAGCCTGAAGCCTGTGTTCTCGCTGGAATACGAGGAGCTCGCCCTCTCGGAGTTCTTCAGCCCACCCCTCGTCCTCGGAACGCTCGTGCACCGAGGGCTCGAAGCCCTCCTATCCCAGGTTCTCGCCGCAAAGCAGTACAGAGTAGAGGTGGAGCCCGAGAGAAGCCTCGAGGTCAGCGTTGACGACGCCAAGTACACCCTGAAGGGTAGGGCCGACCTCGTCGTCACGACGCCCGAGGGGGCTAGGATCGGCGTCGAGATCAAGACGTTGAGGGGCGACGCCGCACTGCCGCTAGAGCACCACGTGGACCAGGCGAGGATCTACAACCTTCTCTTCGACCTCGAGAAGAGCTACCTGGTGTACATCTCCCCCGAGAGGCTGGCTCAGTACGAGGTGGGGGACAGGATGGGGCTCGACGAGGTAGCCTCCAGGATACGCGAGCCCAGGGCGCCGCGCTACACCTGGGAGTGCAGGTACTGCCCCTTCAGCGTCATATGCCCTTCGAAGGTTGCGAAGGCTTGA